In Gimesia panareensis, the genomic window ATATCCAGCAGGTCAGCAATCAGCCGCAGATTATTACCTCTACGCCTGCACGCTTTGAAAATGCCACCCAGGCGCGGCCGATCAGCCACGGGCATTTCAAAGACCACAAACATTACAAGGCCGCTCAGCCCATGCCTTCCATGGCTGGCATGAACGTCCTGCCCGGTTATCCGCAGTTGTCCGCTCCCATGTATCCCAGTCCCAAACCCGGGATTCCCGATTACGTCGGACGGACGGTTATCACCAACCAGGCACTGGCCCCACAGGAAATGCTCTATCCGCACGAGTATACCGCCATGTACGGCCCTTACTACTACAACGTCAAAGGGGGCTGGATCTGGACTCCGTTCGGAATGCGTTCCCATGAACGCTGGAAGCTGGAAGGCACCCGCGTCAACGTGAAGTACAAATCAGATTTCGGATTTTTCCCCAAGTTCATTCCTCCTATGGTGAGATAACCGCCTTGCGAGGGGCGTTGTTGAAACCGGAAAACGTTTATCACGCTGAGTGGATCACTCAGAGATACGATCAGGAAGTTATAAAATGCACAAGTTGACTTATAAAATCGCAGGTCTCGTCGCAGTGGCCGGCATGGTTACAGTCCTCTCTGTCCAGGGCCTGCATGCAGGTGAACCGGGCAGCCTGAAACTGAATCAGAAGCAGGCCTCGCCCATCCAACAGGTAGGCTACCTCAAGGATAAATGTGGCTGCAAACAGAACCACGTCTACTCCTATTCGAATGGTCCCTCTTGCCCGAGTGGCGACTGTCCGCACTGCCGGACCTCCGCCGGCATCGGAAAACGGGGTTCCTTACGCGAATTCTTCCGTTGCAAATTCGGTTATTTCTTCCCCACCGGTTGTGGTGGAAAGGGTTGTGCTCCTTTCGGACACTACAGAATGACCTACGCCGTCGATCCTTATTACTTTGATGGTCGCGACGGACAGCTCTACGGTGCTCAGGGTTATGGCGTTCCTGTCGCTGTACCGCTGGCTCCCACCGTGCGTCAGACTTACAACTACGGATGGGGTATTCCCTCCAGCCGTATTACTCCGGTCACTCGCATCGTTCAGTAATTTAATAACCCAGTAGCCTTAATCGGTTCCAGGAAGATTCATATGAAAATCTTAAGCGTGCAAAGCCTTGCGATTCTGGCAGTAACCGGCGTTATGCTCCATACTGCGACAGCAAGTGCTGATGAGAATACAACCGCCGGCGCGGGTCAGATCCAGCAGGTCGGTCATCACGTGCGGGGTGGCGGATACAGCTACAACTGCCCTCCCGGCTATTCAAACCGCTATGACGGTGACGGCGTTTATCGCAACTATTCTTCTCGCGAAGGCAAGGCGTTCCTTCGCAAGTGTACTCATTCACCCGGTCATGGCTGGTGTCCTCCGTCTGCTCAAATGATTCAACGCACCCCGGTGCAGTTTCAGCGGTACTACTCCAATCAGTACATGGGACAGCCCGGCCCCACCGGCCCGGCCAACTACCCGCAGATTTACATGCCCACCGATACCACCCAGCTCGGTTTCTACTACCAGAGTGTACCGACCTGGCAACCGCGGGCCGGCATGATTCCGCCGCCACCGGATCCAAGCATGTACCACACGCGTGACTGTCGCGCCTGTCGTGGTCATGGCTGCAAACACTGTCGTGGTCACTACTACGGAAATGGACCGGTTTACTACTCCACCGGTGCTCCCGTGGAAGCACAACCCGAAGCCGCTCCTCAGCAACAGGAAGAATCACCGGCAGTACCGCCTGCTCCTTCCAAGCTGAACCAGGCTTCCTACGAAAAATAATTCTGATCGCACTATCAGAACCGCTTTCGTCAACATCAGTTCCCAAGCTCACAGAGCCACTCCTGAACTTCAGGCAGTGGCTCTGTCTGTTGAGCGGGGTGCAAACCTGCTCTTGACCGGAACGTCCCGACCCGTATGTTGGTCCGAATCTGGCTCGCGCGCGAGGCGGGTATCGCTTGCACTGCTTCTGAGGAACCAGTGACACAACGGCACCTGAATCGCCGTCGATTTTCACCAACTTTGCACGGGAACATTTCGCACCCGTTCGCATTGTTCTCTCCCTCGGAGCAGGCCAGATCAGGACAAAATACAGGACAAAGCGGGACAAAATCCCGGCCGGAACTGGACAAAATCCGGCCACATTTGGACAAAATTTTGTCCCGATCCCCACGTGCCTTTGTGCAGAATGCAGAACATCAGTTGATGCGGGCGTGTGCCACTGTCGGCTTGCCCCAATACTGTTCGGCACGATATTTGCGCACTGTCGTCTGGTAGTATAGAATACTGCCATAACGACAGGAATCAGCATGGCCAATCAACAGACTAATAGCATCGAAGCTTGTGACATCACCGGTCTTAAGTATCTGGATCGGGTTCTCCCGCTGTTTAAGCGACTGCGTCCCGAGGGAACTGAACGTGACAAAGCCGGTAACCGGCAACTGTTTTACGATCAGTATTGCGCACTGCAGTTACTGTACCTGTTCAATCCGATCGTGACTTCTTTGCGCGGATTACAGCAGGCCAGTGAGCTCAAAAAAGTCCAGCGAAAACTGGGCTGCCCGCGGTCTTCTCTGGGATCCCTTTCCGAAGCGGTTCGGGTCTTTGACCCTGAACTGCTGCGGGAAATTGTAGGCGAACTGATTGAAAAACTGCCTGCCCAGAAGCCGCAGGATCGGCGTCTCCAGGATCTGGCTCAGACGCTGACTGCCGTGGATGGCACGTTCCTCAAAACACTGCCGCAGATCACTCAGGCCTGTTTTTCAACCCGCCAGGACAAAGGCTGGCAGCTGCACACTCATTTTGAAATACTGCGGGGAATCCCGGTACGCATGGATCTGACGGATGCCACCGGTCGCAAAGAAGGTAATGAAAAATCCATGCTGACTAACGTGCTGGAAAAAGATCGTTGCTACATCCTGGACCGTGCTTATGAAAAATATGCCCTGTTTAATGCGATTGTGAATGCCGGCAGCAGCTACGTGTGTCGAATTCGCGGTGATCACATTTTTGTGGAACAGGAATCCCGTGAATTGACCGCAGAGGCCAGGGCAGCGGGAGTGCTGGAAGATCGGGTAGGGCAGCTGGGGTCTCCCAAGTCACGGAGAATAGAACACCCTGATCATCCGGTGCGTCGGATTACTGTCAAAGTCACTCCGCATCCTAAACGGGGAGGACGGAGACGGGAGGGGGCAAGCCAGGATCTGGTTGTGGCAACCAGTCTGCTGGACGTGCCTGCTGAGATCATTGCGCTGATCTATCAGCACCGCTGGCAAATTGAATTGTTCTTTCGTTTTTTAAAGCATGTACTTGGCTGTCGTCACCTGCTGAGTCAGAACCCGCAGGGAATTCAGATACAGACTTATTGCGCGATGATCGCCTGTCTGTTAATCAGTCTGATTACAGGGAAAAAGCCGACGCTCCGAACATATGAAATGCTGTGTTTCTATTTCAGTGGCCTGGCGGATGAGGATGATCTGATCAACCACATCAACCGTCTGCAATCCCACGAAACCAGATAGCACAGGACTCCTCGCCCGACTGCTGACTGTTGGTGACGAGATGATTCATGCTGCGCTGTTCGAAAGATTTCATAGCCGTGTATGAGCCATGACTGAATGAGATCTTCAAACAAAACTTCTAAAAAATGCAGTTCATAAGAGTTAAGCTGCAATCCACAATCAACTGCAAACCGTGAACCGAACAGTATTGGGCTTGCCCGACAGTGATCGAATCAACCAGTAATAAAAGTAAAACCAGGTACGCCCGAATGCAATTCGGGCCGAGCGCAGCGAGCAGGAAACTGACAGTGTTGCGTCCATAAGAGAACCCCCCCACCTAAAACAATTTGCACCTCCCCATTCTACCCGATATCATCAGACAGGCCGGAGATGAACAGTGCGTATGATCTCAACAGACCACTGTCAGTTGAGCACTGCTCACACCGGCACCTCACTTCTCCGGCCTCAGGCACACCCGGAATGGTGAACTGAAAACATCGCTCCTTCTTTTAAAAGTGCAGATGACATGTCCCTGCTCATCACGATATTTCTATGTGCCTCTACTCACGTTTGCAGATCGTCTTTTGTTATTTATTCGCTGTTCCTGTCACTCGTTCTGCTGGCACCAATACAGAGTCGCGCTGACAAACCCCGAATTCCA contains:
- a CDS encoding IS4 family transposase — encoded protein: MANQQTNSIEACDITGLKYLDRVLPLFKRLRPEGTERDKAGNRQLFYDQYCALQLLYLFNPIVTSLRGLQQASELKKVQRKLGCPRSSLGSLSEAVRVFDPELLREIVGELIEKLPAQKPQDRRLQDLAQTLTAVDGTFLKTLPQITQACFSTRQDKGWQLHTHFEILRGIPVRMDLTDATGRKEGNEKSMLTNVLEKDRCYILDRAYEKYALFNAIVNAGSSYVCRIRGDHIFVEQESRELTAEARAAGVLEDRVGQLGSPKSRRIEHPDHPVRRITVKVTPHPKRGGRRREGASQDLVVATSLLDVPAEIIALIYQHRWQIELFFRFLKHVLGCRHLLSQNPQGIQIQTYCAMIACLLISLITGKKPTLRTYEMLCFYFSGLADEDDLINHINRLQSHETR